The Drosophila bipectinata strain 14024-0381.07 chromosome 3L, DbipHiC1v2, whole genome shotgun sequence region TCGTTAAGTACTGTCAGAAATCATAACAGTGGACATTCCTTAAATTTCTTGTTTAGAATGTTAAACTCGCTAAAGTAAACGTGCGCACCTAgactaaaaaatacaaaactatATATTCTACAATATatatgcgttttttttttgcagtgtatAAAGATCATTAATCGATGGATGCTGGCCGGGTATCCCCATATATCCTTATAAGTATATAATCCAGATATCCAGCCACACTCCActatttgttattgtttctCTGATGTTTAGAGCAATCCTTTTCGCTTGCTTTTCGATTTGAAATTTGTTGGATTCTCTCCTAAATTCAAAATCAATAATCACTTTATAACCTAGACAATTTCAAGACAATCTTACAATTAAtcgtatttttaaaacgaTTCGAACGCAGTTCTGTAGTAAATTAGGAACGAAAACGGTGCTGAATCGTGTCGCGTTTCTGTGGTTCTGTGTTTCTTGGTTTTCTTGATGGCTTGGTGTGTATTGAGAGTTCTATGTTGTgtgtttttcaaaaactggATAACAAATGCTTTGGGTAAGTGCCAACCGGCTACGGCTGTGTGTGTGCTGAGGTATAAACAACAATCTAATCcgaattatacaaaaaataataataataataattgaaaaagGTCCTAAGCCTGACGGAAAATGCAGTTCATTCACAAGTTTCGCTGCAGTTCAAATAATACGCTACAAGATTTGCATCGATTGGTTACAAGTTATGGTTTTGTGTAATTAATGCACATGCTGGTAAGATGATccgcctccgccgccgccgcctccacTCGTTCCGAACACGCTCATCAGATCGCCCTCGTAGAGAGCAATCAATAGCATTATTCCCACGCCGCTCAACATTCCGAGTATTTGAAGCAGAAACTGTCCCAGCGACTTGTGCGAAGCCGAGATCTCGGGCATCTGAAATACAAAGTTGTTTGATAAGAAACAGGTCTTATAAGGTGAAACCTATTACACTATATATTTGAATTTACAATCTCCATAGTGattgcatttaatttatattccCAATTGCAGCTAATCTTGTGTCGAATCTAATCGGATTTGGAAAAGTGGAACACGACGTAGTACTTACCATATCAACCAGAGCGATGTAGATAAAGAGGCCCGCGGCAACGGCGAACATCCACTGGGCGACGTCTTGGGACTGCCCAAAGGCAATGCCAAAGATCATGCCAATGAAGCTCAGGACACCCGTCAACAGGTTGTAGTAGACGGCCGACTTCACCGACATGCCCGCCTTTATCAGGATGGCAAAGTCGCCCAATTCGTGCGGCAATTCATGGCAGAAAACGGCCAACGAGGTAGAGAAGCCACCGGCAAGATTCTCAGCAAAAGCGGCGCCAATTGCCATGCCGTCGGTGAAGTTGTGCAGGCCATCGCCCATGATAATCATCCAGGCCACGGCACTTAGGGTTTCCGGAGGCGAATGAACGTGCCCGTGGCGGTGACTGTGTCCATGGTGGGAAGATTCGTGCTCTCTCAGGATGACGGTGACATGGTTATCCTTATCTTTCGTATTATTAGAAGCATACACCGCATTGCCATCCAGATCCGTGACAATGGTGTTGTTGTCCTGGCTCTCCGGCTGGCTCTGCTGGTGGCTATTGTGCTTGTGATTGTGGTTGTGATGGTTCATCTCCACACAGTTCGAGTGCAAAGTGGAGAGCAGCGATTCGGCAGCGGCGGCCATGTCGTTGGAGCCATCGTGATCATGCCCCACGCCATTGGGAGCCCCATCGCCGCCAGCGCCCGCCGCCGAGGAAGCACCCTCCACTCCAGCCGGCAGGTGCATCCACTCGCTCTGCTTGTTGTTCATTGTGATCTCGTCATAGCAGTAGGGATACGAGCTGTACTTCTGTTTACAGATCTTGTCCCCTGCCACCGAGTTGTTGACGGAGGAGTCTGGATCGCGCATTACCTTCGCACGCGAAGGCTTCTTCGTTTCCTTCTTCTCCACACTCTTGCGCCACTCGGAGATCATGGTAAGCGAATGCTCCGTTGCGTAGAAGAAGATAATGCCGCCTAAGCAGCCCAGTCCCTTCATGATCATGCCCCGCTCATCCTGGCCAGCAAGAGACTAAAGAATCAATAGATAAAGCCTTAGTGAAggtttttgaagatataaaGCGTCACTTACATGGGGCAACAGATGCAGAAGGGCATCACCGGTCATCGTGCCAACGGCAAGCGCAACCAGATACTGGATGATGTACTTGTAGTACCGCGAGCCCATGAACGGAATTATGGCCACTCCGACGAGACCCAGAAGACCGCAGGCGAACACCGAAATGAAAGCATAAACCCACactgaaaataaagaaacattAGTGTTTCTCCGAAAGGGAGTAAGCTGCTTCCACTTACCGTAGAGGAAGTCCCTCTCCTTCTCAGTCTCCAATAGCTGTTCCGTGCTATCGATGTCGGAGAGAACGGACGGGTTTATGCATCCTCCGCTTTGGGCTTTCAGCTCGTGGAGGAGCACGGGACACAGGTAGAGGATGTCCTTTTCGCTGAGCGTAAAGTTCCCGCTTTCCTCGCTCGTGTGGGTGTGGTTGTGATGCAGGGGAGCGCATACGATGCTGGAGTTGGTGTCATTGCTGTTCAGGGTGCAGTTCTTCAACTGcacctgctcctcctcctcctcgtgatggtggtgatggtgattGTGGGGCTGTACATGATGCACCAGACGACTGGCAGGCACGCACTACAAACGAAAGGTTTGAGGATTAAAGGATTTAGGGATTTAAGGGCCAGATATCTTACGGTTCCTTCACTGGCTGTACTCGGCATCTCGCGGAGGTTGAGTTCTTGGAGGAAATCCTCAAACCCGCTGGTGTGCATAGCCTCCTTTTGGCCCATCAACTTCTCAAGATAGTACTGGGTGATCTGCGGGACATGAGAATCGGCTGCTGCATGACCATGACCATGATCGTGGCCAGCGTGACGCTTGTGTCTCCTCGAGGGCGGGCTGGTGCTGTAGTTGGGGGTGTCGTCGTCGCCAGAAGCGGAGCGCTGCTGCCGCCGATCGGTGGTTTCAATGGAGGGATTGAACTGGAGGTTCGGGTAGACGCGGGCATTGAGCTGCTCCTGACTCGTGTAGGCCACCGAGCCCAGGATATTATCGATGTGATCCTGACAGTGCAGTCGGTGTGCACACAACAGGCACACCACACAAACGGCCATTATGTGTCGCGCCATCTTGCATCGATCTTGGGTTTCCTTATCCCGATACCGATACCGATCTTGATCCTGATCCTGATACTGATCCTTTCCTTACCTTTCAATTAATGTTATATAACGCTGACTGCTTGGGTGTTGATGGTTTACTGCCAGGCACCAACTCCCACGATCATTATATATAATTGTCAGTCAGTTTTGAATTCTTTTCGATCTGCAATGGACAAGTCAATGGAGGATTAGCCAAAAATGATTgtaaagagagagagagggctGATTAAAAATCGTTTATGGGGTTCTAATGCCACCACCATCCCACACTCATTACCCCACAGTCAGTCCACTTACAAAAGCCATTCCCCCAGCCCATTGCATAACCAAAATAGTCAGCGGACCAAAGCGGAAGTTCAAGTTCGTTCGTGGATCGACGCCTCCAAATATGGATCACAGATCACAGATCCGCAGGGGTAAACATACAGTCGAGTGGCTGGTTTCAGATCACCATACATGGCGCTTCCATTGCAGAGTATTCGCTGGCTTGGAGGCTCAGTTGTTTAAACAAGAATATGATGCCTAATTTCACGCCTGATTGGCCAACAATTCTTTCACATTCATCATGAATCTATTAGAATCTATAATTATCACCTAGCCTACATTAGTGGTCTACATATTAGtc contains the following coding sequences:
- the foi gene encoding zinc transporter foi, with protein sequence MARHIMAVCVVCLLCAHRLHCQDHIDNILGSVAYTSQEQLNARVYPNLQFNPSIETTDRRQQRSASGDDDTPNYSTSPPSRRHKRHAGHDHGHGHAAADSHVPQITQYYLEKLMGQKEAMHTSGFEDFLQELNLREMPSTASEGTCVPASRLVHHVQPHNHHHHHHEEEEEQVQLKNCTLNSNDTNSSIVCAPLHHNHTHTSEESGNFTLSEKDILYLCPVLLHELKAQSGGCINPSVLSDIDSTEQLLETEKERDFLYVWVYAFISVFACGLLGLVGVAIIPFMGSRYYKYIIQYLVALAVGTMTGDALLHLLPHSLAGQDERGMIMKGLGCLGGIIFFYATEHSLTMISEWRKSVEKKETKKPSRAKVMRDPDSSVNNSVAGDKICKQKYSSYPYCYDEITMNNKQSEWMHLPAGVEGASSAAGAGGDGAPNGVGHDHDGSNDMAAAAESLLSTLHSNCVEMNHHNHNHKHNSHQQSQPESQDNNTIVTDLDGNAVYASNNTKDKDNHVTVILREHESSHHGHSHRHGHVHSPPETLSAVAWMIIMGDGLHNFTDGMAIGAAFAENLAGGFSTSLAVFCHELPHELGDFAILIKAGMSVKSAVYYNLLTGVLSFIGMIFGIAFGQSQDVAQWMFAVAAGLFIYIALVDMMPEISASHKSLGQFLLQILGMLSGVGIMLLIALYEGDLMSVFGTSGGGGGGGGSSYQHVH